In the Urocitellus parryii isolate mUroPar1 chromosome 1, mUroPar1.hap1, whole genome shotgun sequence genome, TGGTGGTGCCCGCTGGCTATGACTGGAGAGACATCGTGAGCTATGTTCAAGACCACTTCAACATTGAGATCTCGGGCGGCCTCGGGCCCTCCATGGGGAAGGTCAGCGGACTCTCTGGGCCAGACCTATTGCTCCAGGGCATTTCCCGCCCACCCCACCCTGGCCAGAGGTCACTGGGCACACCCTTTCCAATTCCTCTCAGAACGTCCTGGTCCTTCCTGCCCTCCATCTGGACCTTGCAGTCCAGCTGGAAATCCAGGCCCAGACCAGCTGCTCTGCAGAGCCAGAATTGCTGAGTGACCTCCACTGAGGGCCACCCTGCACTGGTGCAGAGGGGAGAGGGCTGGCCTTGGCCTGGGTCTTTGGGGTCTTcatctgtgtccctcctgcctgCTGGGTGGGTGGTAACCCATGGGGTGAGCCCACCCTGGCTCTGCCCAGGCCTCGTTCAGGTCTGGGGATGCACAGACAGAGGCTGCCACATGCCCTGGCCTGTGCCCACCAGGTGCTGCGGATCGGCCTGCTGGGCTGCAACGCCACCCGGAAGAACGTGGATCTGGTGATCGAGGCCCTCAAGGAGGCTCTTCAGCACTGCCCTCGGAACAAGCTGTGACCCACACCAAGCCCTAGCACCTGGAGgggctgggctgaggcaggagcccaCGTACCACGCCAGTcaccaggcctggggacaggaCAGCTGCTGGCCCAGCCAGGCAAACAGTGGCCAGGAACAGGGAGACGGGACTTTCAAAGGAGCCGCCGTCCCCGCAGGCACTGACCTCTGGGAATGATCAATAAAGCACTGGCCAGCCATCGCCTCTGCTGTGTGGGGTGGGCTCTGGGAGAGTCCCGTGGGGGCCCTTCTGCTCCCCACACCACCCAAGTGGGGCCCTTTGAGGGTCACTCCTTGTCCTGGAGCCTGTGGGTaagatcctggggctggggcgtGTCACCCCACTCTAGCCCCAGACCCCCAAACACGCTCGCCTGCAGCCTCCAGGAGAGCCTCAGGAAGCCCCACCCACAAGGACACCCACGTGCGCACAGTCAGACCCGTGCTCATGGGGATCCAGGCCCTGCAGCCTCGCCACCAGCCCCAGCTGTGCCCGCTGCTCCTCAGCTGGTTGGTCAGGCCTTTGGCCTCCACCCTCACATCGAGGGAATTTCTGACCAGGCCAGCGGCTTGACCCCTCAGATAAGCACAGGACAGCCACAGCCGTACCACGTCCCCACAGTGGCCCACAGCACAGATGCAGCACTGTGGAGAAACGGTGTGATGCTCTGTGCACACAGGAGGCCCTGAGCAGACAGAGCCTGCTGGCCCCAGGGTGCTCACGAAACCTGGAGGACCACACAGACGCCATCACAGCACAGCCATGCCgggggtcgggggggggggggagcctggCAGCGCAAAGACGGGGAggtctggggagggggctggagggcccagggctcaggaggcgCAGGGCCGTGCGGTGACTGTCAGCCAGACCTGACTCCACATTTTCTGGTGGCTGGTCCATCCAGCATCTTTTTGGGTGCTACTGGCCACTCTGACGCCTTCCTCTGAGAAGTCTCCCATCAGTACCCTTCGTCCGTCACCTGTTGGCTTCTTCTGCTGTTGACCTGTGGTGGCTCTTTGCTGCACTCCAGCTGTCGCCACGGAGCTGCGCCCAGCATCTCCTCTGACCCAGGGCTCACCAACTCGCTTTCCTAACAGCATCTCCAAAACCTGGGGCTTCCATCGTGGGGAGGGGCTTCCATCCCGGGGAGGGGCTTCCATCGTGGGGAAGGGCTTCCATCCCGGGGGAGGGGCTTCCATCGGGGGGGAGGGGCTTCCATCGTGGGGAGGGGCTTCCATCGTGGGGAAGGGCTTCCATCGTGGGGAAGGGCTTCCATCGTGGGGAAGGGCTTCCATCGTGGGGAAGGGCTTCCATCGTGGGGAAGGGCTTCCATCGTGGGGAAGGGCTTCCATCGTGGGGAAGGGCTTCCATCGTGGGGAAGGGCTTCCATCGTGGGGAAGGGCTACTGGTGGCCGTTCCCTCCAGGTGGAGAAGTCTTTCTACGCCAGGTTGTGAAAcgcctccctctctcctcctcggAAGCGCTCTGGTGCACGTCCAGGTGCAGCTCCGAGCTGCCCGTGTCCTGTGCGGGGTGCGTGGTCACCCAGAGCTCGCCAGTTGTCCTAGCCATGTCTGCTGAACAGACAGACTGCTCTCCCCACGCGACCGAGTGGCCGACTGGATGGAATCCCACTGACCAAGCCGATCGGGGGCGTCTGGCCCTCTGTTCTGTTGGAGGCAGGGTTCTTGTGTCCTCCGTGGTGTGGCCGCGGTAGGGGTCCTGAACCCACGGGCACAGGTTGCAGCGCACGGTGCCTCTGAGAGACTTTCCCATGCTCAGTCCTTCCCCATAGTGTGGAGAACGTGGGGTCATCTTGTCTCTCAGAATAGCTCACTGGTGTTGGACAGGAGCTGCTCCCATCTAGGCACCAGGGTAAAGATGGCAGAAGAGTCACCAGACTGTCACAAGTCTCCGTCCACGAGCCTGAGTCAGGAGGGTCTAAGTCTCTGGCAGTGCTGCCGGCCCTCGCGGCCGAGCCCTTCCCGTGTGTCTCAGGCTCGTCCCCAGGTGTCTGATTTTTTGATGCTGTTTTAAGTGGTGTTTTAAGACTCCACTTAAGTGCAGTGGTCTCTGTGTTGACCTTGTCTTCTGACCTCACTGCGTGCAGCAGGCCTGGTGGTCTGTGTGGGACCCTCTGGGTCTTCTAGGTGTGCAGGAGAGGCGCACAGGCAGGGGAGAGCCATTCCCCGGGCAGTACTCTTGGCCACTCAGGTCTCGGGGCCTGGGGATGGGAAGTCCCTGCTTGCTCGAGTGTCCATCTTGTTGGTCCTTCAAAGCCAGGGTCTCCTCTGTGGTTTTCTGTTGTTCCTTCTCTGTTGATTTCCACTCCGATTCCACCGGGCCCTTGGCTGGACTCGTGTTGGCTgtgttctctccctttcctttgtaGGTGTACTCGACTGTTTGAACCGCCGTGTGCTAATGTCCACGCCCTTgggctcctcctcttccctggcTTCTCAGGGGAAAGCTTTAGATCATAGACCCGAGACATCTTTTCTGACCTGAGCACCTCACACTAGGAACCCCAGCTCTTCCTTGGCTCTATCTCCCAGAGTTCACACTGTGGCTGCTGTGACCAGTCGAAATGCACCGAGGTGCCCTGGTGACTTCTCCCCAGACGCCCTGTGCTGTGCGCGATACGTGGGGACACTGAACACCTGATGTTCTCACCGTGTCTGGACATCACATTGTGATTGTCCTGTGTCCTGGGACTGTGCTGAGATCCGCGGGGAAGGCCACAGTCGTCCTGTGGTGGTGTCCAAGGGGAGTGCTGTGCCCTTCTGCCCTGCGCTCTGTCCCCGTGGCCCGTCTCGTCACAGGAGAGCCACACCCGGGCACTCATGACAGGGTCACCTGCTCCTCGTGCGCCTGGCCTCGGGCCACTTGCCTCCACTCAGAATGGACAGACCATTTCCACTTCTGGGAGGACGTTACCTCCCCACTGCCCTCTGGGTACACTGAGTTGAGAGGGTCCCCTTTGGGTGGCCCCCGCAGATCGAGCCCCAGGAGCCAGGCTCCAAGTTTCCGTCCCAGGGAAGGCCAGTGTAGCCTGGGTCCTCAGAGGCCATGGCAGGTTGGTCCAGCCCACTGGGCTTGCCCAGAACTGTCCCCACCGCCCTCTTAGCCTGATCCTGGAAGGACCATGACCATTGTCCCATGGATCGCTGCATACACCACGGCCACCCCAAACGCAGGACCCCATGGCATGAGCTCAGACCAGAGGGCTGCTTGGGGCCAGGGTCAGTTCCCTATGAGGCCGACACCTGCTGATGCCCTGGCTCCAGCCTCAGCTCCCACGCTGGGGTTTGCCAGATGCCACCTGGCACCATTCCCGTGGACCCCCTGGGCTCTGGGGTGGGAGGGTGGCATGTTCTGCTCAGAGCCCACTGTGCTCTGGCCCCATGCAGCTGACGCCTCCCCGTCAGCCATGATGTTCCTGAGCAGGCGCCTGCAGCCTCTGCCGTTCCCCGAGGCCCCTGAGCACCGTCTCGCTCCCTGTGGTGTGTGAGCAAGGTCCCAGATGCCCTGTCCTCAGGACACAGGATCCTCCCTGCCCTGCAGCGCTTGAGGCCCTGGCTCTGGCTGCCACCGCGTGGCTACTCCGCTCACCAGGCCTCTGGGCCCGGGAGGAGGCTGTTCCCATCCAGGGTCCTGGGGAGGCTGCAAATGCCACCCAGCAGCTGCAGAGGATGCATGGTAGAAAAtgtcccctgggctggggacagagaggCCACGGACTGCAGGCAGGTGGCAGTGGGCTgacagggctgtgggctgggcagCCAGCAGGGAAAGAGAAATGTGGCAGAGGGGCCTTccccagggaggggcaggcaggtggggcagtAGGGGGCAGGTGGACATGCTGCAGCGGGGGTGGGGGCACCGGTGAACTGCAGGAGGGGACCCTGAGGGAAGGCCACGCGCAGAGAACGGAGAGGTCTGAAATCGTCGGCACACAAGCCCCCTCTGCCTCCAGGCCTCTGTATTTCCACTAGAGATACAGGAAGTGGGGCCTCGTGTGCGGGGTGTCCGTGGGAGCGGGCACAGTGCTCACCACCAAGGGCCGCCTGCACTCAGGCACGGAGCAGCCACCACACATCCCCATGCAGACACTGGGTCTTCCTGGTGGTACCACCTGGGGCAGCTCCATCCTAGGCCCCTGGCCTGGGGGACACGGTGCTGCCCGGCACTGACTATCACAGCCACCCCCTGGACAGACTGAGGACTCCCGGGAGCAGAGTCCCTCCACCACCCTCCCCAAGGGGAAGTCCAGCCCGTCCACACGTCCCAGGAGCCTCTGTGGGGTGGCAGAGCCTGGGGCCCAGCTCAGCTCTGCTCAGTGCCCAGGGTCTTGGTCTTCCGGAAGATGCCCTGCATGGCCGAGATGCGGTCCTTATCCTGGATGTTGAAGACCTGGAACtgcaggtgggcagggagagagggTCACCGAGAATCTGGGCCTTACCAGCCACAAGGCCTCACGGGGCCCAGAACACAGCTCGCCCTGTCCTGGGCCTCCCTCACCCGTGAGCCAGCCCGCAGCCCTCCTTCCCACACGTCGGCATCCACCACTAGGTGCTGGCTGAAGGCTTCTGGTCACCAACCCACCCCACCTGCCAACCCAGAGGCTGAACTGAGGTCCTCCCCTGGCCAGCAGGAGGTGGGGCCGGGGAGCCAGGAGGCCCACGTGTCCTGGAAGAGGGTGATGTGAAGGGCTGGCCTGTGCAGGGGATGGGACTGGGctctggggtgggggcagctggTGAAGTCCGGCCCTCAGCAGGGAAGGCCACACTCAGAACAGGCAGGGCCTCTGAGCAGTGGCTACCCGCGGGCAATGGGGCAGTCTCAGAAATGCTGCCCTGCTTCTCAGGGAGGGGCCTGGGCTCGGGGGCACTGCTGAGGGGGCGCTCCGTGGACACGGACCCCCAGCACTCACATAGGCCTGACCTCACCCAGTCACCCTTGGCTCCTGACCTGGGGTGTAGCCAGGGTGCTGGACCAGGCTCTGTCCCCACCCTCACGCGACGCTGGGCTGGCTGAGCTCAGCCAGCTGTGCCCACCTTATCCAGCAGGACGTCAAAGTAGGCCGTGGTCCAGTAGGCGGGGTCACTGGCTGGCAGCTGTAGGAGCGCCTTGACCCCGTTGTCGATGCGCGGCGGGGGGATGCGGCCCAGGTGGGTGACGTGGATGCGCAGGGACATCTCTGGCTGGCTGGCGAAGCGCTCCACACGCTGGTAGACGGCGCTGAGGTCCAGGCCGCAGCCACGCAGCAGGTTGTGCCCGGGGCACAGCGGGTGTGGCAGGTTCCTCGTGGCCAGGCAGCAGAGCAGCACCACCAGGACCCGGTACACGGCCCCCTGCAGCTCCGCCCAGTCCTCGGGCCCCGGGAAGAGCGCGGAGGCCCACAGCAGCGCCATCTGTCACACAGCCACCACCTGCTGCTTCGAGGGCTCCTGGGACCCCACCCACTCTCTGCTCCTCCACCCCCTGGGCCCCTCCTGGACTCCTCTTCCCACTGGGATCCCCTAAGGTCCCTCCCCCGAGTCCCCGAGCATGCCCCCCAGCCCAACCCGGAGGGCCCCCCTGGGCAGCATGGAGCAGtgtccctcctgcctgggccctgcCTGCTGCTCAGCGGAGTTGCTGTGCCCTCAGGCCCCTCTCCTTCCACCAGCCCCATGACCGCTCAGCTCATCTGGGAATCAACAGTCGTTGTCCCCACAACCTTAGGCAGAGGCCTGAGAGGGCAGAGTGGCCTGAGGTCACACGGGAGACCCTCGACAGAGCCATGGTCTGAGGACAGGTCAAGGCCTCTCCCTGAACACCTGAGCCCCTCATCCCTGCAGCACACCCCGGGGGCAGGGCTGCCCTGGCAGAGACCCGAGACCCCACAGCCCAGGAATGGCACAGCTGGCCTCACGGGAGACCAGGCCTCGCCCCCAGAACCGGAGTCCTCCAGACACGGAGCCCACCCCAGGCTGCCCACCAGTGGGAGCTGGCACAAGGGACATACCTggtgccctgcccctgcccctggtcAAGACTCGGGCTCGCCTACCTTCAGGTGGTCAAAGGTCAGGCCAGGGCTTTGGCCACCGTCCCTCCAGCTCTCGTGGTTCACCCGGTCCAGGATGCAGAGGCTGTCCAGGCGGTGGCCCTGGAGGGAGCCCAGCCCACTGAGCAGCTGGGTGAGGGGGTAGCCAGTGGAGGCCCTGGAAGCCCAGACCACCCCATCAGGCCGGGGCTGCTCTCGGCTCCAGATTCTCAGTTTATCACCAGAAAGAAGCGGCCCGGCTTCTGTGGCTGCCCACGCTGGAGGCTCCTAAGTCGGCCGGTGGCCAAGCTGGGCTTCAGCCTGTTCTATGGGGACCTAGCTGGCCCCTCATTTTTCTCAGGAACTGACCCAGGGGCCATTTATGGTGGACACCCATCTTCGTGCACTCCCCTGCCAGGGTGAGGAGTGACGTGGGTGTCTGTGGGCCAGCCTCCTGGCCCCTTGAGGGACAGGACAGTGTCTCAGTCCTGCCTAGGTAGGGCAGCAGCTCCTGCTCCCTGGGCAGGGGTGACAGTGGCTCCTGGCCTGGGGGCAGGCCAGCACCCCCGGGGGTCCACTCAGGAAGCCTGAGCCCACCCGCACAGGCAGGCAGCGGACAGCAGTGGGCCAGGACCCCCACCTCAGTGTTCGCGGTACAGGGCATCCTAGCCCAGGGCGCTCACTGTGTGCTCGCTGACCCGACCGAGGGGCCGAACCTCCACTCTGGAGTCTCCATCCTCAGGGGTCCCTGCCGCAGCAGAGGCTCTGGGGACTAGGACCTGGACGGCCTTTCCCCCGTATTCACAGAAGATGACTCTGTTTAGCCCTGGGGCGAGGGGTCACTCAGGAATCCTGCCAGAGCCCTGCACAAGGGGCAGAGGGTGGGGTGCCTACAGGAGCCCTGCCGAACCGCCCAGGAGAGCACAAGCAGTTCTGCAACTGTCACTTGCGATGGCTGTAAGACATGTCCCCTGCGGTCATGTGAGCCGTCACCTTGGCCAAATCACATCTACTGCAGGAGGGGGCCAGTCAGAGGGGATGGAACTTGGTTTCTGGCCCTTTGTGAGGGCCTAGAGGTCTCAGCCTCTGCCCCCTTGCCCTCTCACAGACACGACTCAAAGGCAGGGCCTCACCAGGCTCACAGGCTTCTGGGACAGAGACGGGAGGaccccaggagggctgggggaggttGGGCCCGTGGGGCAGGGGCACCTAGAGCTAAACACCTGGGCGGGAGCCACCTGGAACGCAGCCCAGAGGGAAGGTGCCAGCAAGGCCCACTGCCGGGGTGACAGGACCCTGCTGGCCTGTGACATGGGGACCTGCAGCAGCCGGGATGCTCCCTCTCATGGAGGGCCCATCCCACACAGCCTCCTACACACAGGTCTCTCACCACAGCAGACTCGGCTGGCCACCCCCCACCTGGGAGGGGACACAGCTGCACCTCCTCATGTGGCCATGGGCCTCCTGCTCTGGGAGAGCCCTGCTGGGTCCCGAGTGTCCCCAACGCCCAGGAGCCTCAGTGTGAAGCCGAAAACCCCTGGCAGGGTCACGCAGGGTGAGGCAGGGCCCACAGACGCTCCTGCCCAGGCCAGGGAGGCCCCAGGGTGCAGACCCCTCCTGCCTGCTCTCCAAGACCCAGAGACCCAGCAAGGGCACCTACCTCCAGTGCTGGGGGCTGGCGGGCACCAGGTCCACCCCGTGGCCCAGGATTCTTCTCCAGGTGCCCTCAGGGAATCCGGGCATCAACCGGGCCCTCTCCAGGGTGGGCGCGCCTGGCTTCCTCCTCACCACAGGCACGAGGTTAAAGCGGATCTTCCTCCAGCCGCTGGACACCAGCAGAGACAGGTGCAGCTGCTCCTCACTCAGACTGGCCGCGTTCAGCGAACCTGCAACAACCCGCTGTGGGCCAGCTGCCCTCTCCCGGGCCTGGCCCCGCCTCCAGCTGGGACACTCCACCCTGGACGCCTCTGTCCATGCAGGAACCACGGCCGAGTATGAAGCTAGCCGCACCTGCACCGCGAGACCACAGTGCGGCCACGGCTGGCCTGGTGACTCTCGGGCCGGTGGTGCCGCAGCTCCACTGCAGGCTCTGCCTTGCCGGGCACCTCCCTCAGCTGGTGGCCCAAGCCTGCCGACCACCCTCCCAGACCTGTGGGCTGTGCCCCGGGCCTGTGACCAGGGCCCACCTCAGAGCACACTCAGTCCCAGGAGCAGGGGTGGACCTGGCACGGCCCCCGCCCTGCAGGCTGGAAGCTGGGCTGTGCACTGCAGTGCTGCAGGACCTCCCTTGAGCCCCCTGGCCCTGTGCAGGCCTTGGGCAGCTCAGAGCCCGCAGCCCTTTGCTAGTGGCCATGACACCCCCCTCTGAGGACTTGTCTGTGCTACCAGACAGACCCAGGGCCCCAGCAGTCTTCAGGAAAAGCTGTGGGCACTCTTGGGCCTGCACTCCTCCTAGACTTTGCACCACTCTGAGCCTGAAAATTCTGCAGAGGTCAGCCCCAGCTGCCAGGCTACCAGCAGCGCCTGGGGTCAGTTCGTCCTTCTATGTAGCCTGTGGCCAGGGAGGACAGATGGACATGACAGTCCAGTCCTTTGCTGGAGGTAGTGAGGAAGGGACACCAAGGCCTGGGTTGCTCCTTCTCCCTCCAAAGCAGAGAAAGTGAGGGAGCGTGTCCCAGGGTAAGAGGGCACGGGGACCCCTGGCTCTGACCAACACAGGCCGGGCTGGGCGTCTGCCTTCCCCtccacagcactgtccagcaagAGGGCCTGGGTCAGGGGCCAGGATGACAGACCTGCTGGGAGCCAGGCTAGTGCCACAGGGAATCCCCAGACGAGATCCTTGGAGAAAGGCCTGCGTGAGTGGGCAGCTCCCACCCCACCCTAGGAAGGAGCCTGGCCCCCCGTGGACCCTCAGCACCTCCCTGCACGCTGCCCCTGAGCACTTGCTGGGCCACTCCGTCCCATGCGGGCCACCTCGGGCAGCTCTGCCTTCTTGTCATGCCTTAGTCACACGTTGTGCCTGTGAAACGGCAGCTTGGAGGGCAGCCAGCCACACCTGCACTCCATGGGCCACACAGCCCTGGCTGGTCCCACCGGTTCCAGGGTGGGGGTGGCTGAACTCTGCCACCTGGCCGTGGGCCTTCCTTTTAAGGAAGGTACAGGAAGCAATGCCTGGCTGTCCCCTGCACCCCGCCCAGCCCACCACAGCAGACTCCACAGGGATGGCTGTACTCTCGGCAGGGGTGACCCGCATGTGAGGAGGGGCCCCGAAGCTAGATCACCCTGGTATGGCCCCAGAGCCTCCCGTTCACCCAACAGGGAGCTGTCCCCCAGGGGGCACTGGGCCTGCAGGTGGACCGAAGATGGAAAGAGCCCCACCTACTACTTCTGCCTGTAGTAAGAGAAGGCTCCGGGAGGCAGAGGGGCAGCAGCAGGCCAGACACCTTATCATAGACTCTGGTCACCCCGGAGGTCAGTCCCTTGCCTCGGAACACCCACTGGGCAGTCTGGGGTACAGCTGCCCCTGGAAACTTCCCTCTTGATGCTTGTTGGTCCTGCGGCCCCGCTTGCAGCCTGGCTGTGCTGGACGGCCTCCCGAGGACCCAGATGTGTGGCCAGACCAGGTCTCCACGGGCTGGGCAGCCTGGATGGGCCCTGTGAGGTGGGTTGACCGCCCGACTCACTGACCTCACAGTGTGTGTGAGGACAGAAGACCAGGGAGGTAACTGGACAGCAAATCCATGGGAGGTGGCAACCACTACTGTCCCTCCCCCAAAGCAGGACATTCTGTCTCAGTCCCCAGTGCCCTGCCAGGACAGCCTGATGTCCCTCAGGGGCCActgtcctccccccacccccgcctgaTGGAAACCCACTGCCCAGGCCTGCGGGAGCCCTGCTCCCCGCCCACAGCAGAGCCCCCAGTGGGGCCTGAGGCCAGGCCACTTGTGCCTTTGAGAGCACCAGCCTCCAGCCTGCTGTGTCCCAAGACATGAGTTAGCCACTCGGCCCTGAGTGGCAACAGACCTAGGCACCTGTGTGCCCATGTGCACCCACATGTTTCACGTGTGCACCAGCACGGACACAGATGTGCATGCACTTTACATCCTGCACacccacagcacacacacacagcctgtgaGCAGAGGCTGGAGAGCGGACGGTCCTCATCGCCATGGGCTGCAGCCACAGCCCAGAACGCTGGGACCCTGGTGGCACCTGCCGGGCATGAGGTTCCAGGCATTCACAGGCACTGCCACGGAACCCAGGTCCAGACCACTCCAGAGCCGGGTCACGGGGAAGGCAGAGGCTTGTGTAGAGGGGCTCAGGGCCAGAAGGCCACGGAGTGGTGACAATCATGGGGACcacacgtgcatgtgtgtgtgcctgcgaTCCCTGAGGGACGGTGGCCGCCTTGTGCACCTGGACGTGGgaccacacacatgtgcacacactgtGCACACGGTGGGCAGGCACACCACGTGCACGCGCATGCTCACAACGCTCGGGGGCTGCCGTACCTGGCGGGATGAGGCTGTGGTGCCGGCAGTGCACAATGGCAGCCACCAGCAGGTCCTTGAGGACACGCAGGACCTTGCCAGGCACGATGTGGCCACAGCACTCTGCCTGGCCCTCGTCCTCAGAAGCACTGAAGACGTCCTCCGTCCTCCACTGCGCCAGGCCCACTGCTTCCCTGGGGACGCCCAGGCGGCAGAGGGCAGGGCCGTCCCCCGGCTCCGGGGCCCCCAGCTCCTCAATCAAGAGGGCCTCGGTGTTCACTTGCAGGGGCACCTCCATGTCCAGCGGGTCCTCCGAGGAGCGCAGGGAGAACTGGAAGGCCTGCAGGTCTCGGGAGTAGTCCACCAGGAAGCGGGGGTCCAGGGCATGCACCCGCTCCAGCACCGCGAGCAGCGCGTTCTCCGCACGCTGGTAGTCCTGGGCGCGGGGAGCTTCCCGTGAGCGGATGGCATGCAGGTAGTGGTGCCACAGGGACACCTGCGCGGCCATGGCTGGGGACAGCTgtctctgcagcagcagcaggtgaGGGTGGCCCCGGGGACCTGTCTGCAGGCCGGTGTAGATGGCTGGGAGGAGATAGCCGCTGCCAGTGAGGAGAAGTTCTGCAGGTGGGGCTCAGCTCAGCAGGAGCACGGTGACAGGCAGAGCGGAGGGTGAAATAGCTGAGCAGAAGCCAAGGCTTTGAAGTGAGTCAGTCCCCAGCTCCCAGGAATGTCACCTCCCgcccagggagggaggctgggcctcTCACGACtctcctccccgcccctccctccAGACTAACCCCCAATCTCAGGCCAGAGCAGCCCATCACGTCACGGTCAGGCTGAGTGTCCCCGGGAGGGGGCTGCATGTCCCCGGGAGGGGGCTGCGTTCCTGAGGTCTGTTTCCCCGTCCAGCGCCAGGTGGCCCCGTGCACACATCAGGCCTTCCCTGCCCCGACCTCTCTGCCAGGCTGGAAGGGACACAGGCATCCTCAGGATCCAGATGAACAGGGCCTCAGCCCACCGGGCAGTGTCTCTACACGGCCCCCTAACACCTGTGCCCTGCTCAAACTCAGCCGCCCAGGTGTGACTCTGCGTCCCCCTCTGCCATCGGCCACCAGCTTGGGATCCTGGGGCCCCGAGGCCAGCAGCCCAGCCTTCCTCGGGGGACCAGCACCCACCTGGACTGGGAGCCGAGCTGCCTGGTGCTGGGGGACGCAGCCTGCTCGGAGCCCCGCCTCTGCCTGGAGAGCCTCCCTCCACGCCCACACCTGCCCGGCACCTGCCCGCCTCCTCCCTGCACAGAGCTGGGCGAGTTTGGACCCGCCGGCAGGGCCACCCCCACCACCCTTGGTCCCCTGGCTGTGTGCAAAGGCTGCTCAGCAGCTGGGACATCTGCAACAGTGACATGGAGACAGCCCCACACAAGCCCTCGGGACACCACCCCCGGCAGTGGCCCCAGGTCAGCCCTGAGGACGGCTGGGGGCAGACACAGCCACTCCCTTCCTGGCTGCAGCCCCATGAGCAGGTGCCCGCTTCCACACCTCCATCAGCAAGAAAGGCCCCTCCTGTCCACTGAGCTGCCCAGAGCACATCTACCCCACCCCCAGGTGGCTGCTCAGGCTCTAGGACCCCCAAACACTGCAACTGCTGTGCCCACGGTCCATGATTCCACAGGactctggcctgggccctcctgcaGAGCACTGGGGTCCAGCAGGCCTGGGTGACCCTGTCCTGACCCTCAGCCTCGGCTGCAGGCCAGGGCAGCTCATGTCAGATTCTGAACTTACATACACGTCTGGGTTTCACCGACGTCTCCAGCTCTCTAGACCGGCTCAGGGCCGTCTCCCGGCTGCCCCAGTCCATCCAAATCACCCAGGGCTCTGAGACCTATCAAGAGCAGGGCCTAGCTCATCCCCTGCCACGGGTGAGCCGTGGCCATCGGGTACTGCAACCCAGGGAGCTCACACACCAACTCCTCTCCAGTGTCCTGGTGGACTCTGTCCTCCCGAGACCTCAGCTCACATCAGAGCCGTGAGGGCCAGGCCCTCTGACTGGGGCTAGCTGGCCTCCTTGGTGTGTCCTGCAGCTGGGCACTTGCCTGTGCTCAGAGGGCACAACACTGGGAGATGACGGAGAGTGAAGGCCTGGAAAGCTGGACCCGGGCTCTGCATGGCCCTGCAGGGACACACCGGGGCATTGGCAGAGAGAGGAGGACAAGGGCTGGCCAGGGACGCGGCACCTGCCCTCATTGGCCGGGAAGCCTTTGGCCACTAAGGTTCTTCAGAGgcctgcagcaggaccccagCCAACTACCTGCAGACCCCAAGGCGGGCAGCGGGGTCAGGGATGGTGAGATGGGGGTCAGCATCGCAGGCGACAGGGTCCTTGA is a window encoding:
- the Mab21l4 gene encoding protein mab-21-like 4; the protein is MAAQVSLWHHYLHAIRSREAPRAQDYQRAENALLAVLERVHALDPRFLVDYSRDLQAFQFSLRSSEDPLDMEVPLQVNTEALLIEELGAPEPGDGPALCRLGVPREAVGLAQWRTEDVFSASEDEGQAECCGHIVPGKVLRVLKDLLVAAIVHCRHHSLIPPGSLNAASLSEEQLHLSLLVSSGWRKIRFNLVPVVRRKPGAPTLERARLMPGFPEGTWRRILGHGVDLVPASPQHWRASTGYPLTQLLSGLGSLQGHRLDSLCILDRVNHESWRDGGQSPGLTFDHLKMALLWASALFPGPEDWAELQGAVYRVLVVLLCCLATRNLPHPLCPGHNLLRGCGLDLSAVYQRVERFASQPEMSLRIHVTHLGRIPPPRIDNGVKALLQLPASDPAYWTTAYFDVLLDKFQVFNIQDKDRISAMQGIFRKTKTLGTEQS